In a single window of the Cucurbita pepo subsp. pepo cultivar mu-cu-16 chromosome LG18, ASM280686v2, whole genome shotgun sequence genome:
- the LOC111780671 gene encoding uncharacterized protein LOC111780671, protein MGRGRGKGRKLTVTNHDDAGSGEEEKIPAQKRRGRPQKPLKDEIDEEEAEKIEDDDSENVKGCDIVSKEMKSPPAAENGKRRRRSSQVKEKLDPVKDENGDGTRSSTDESTRSNGFRHNGSRRKSKPHRAAEAGVNCR, encoded by the coding sequence ATGGGTAGAGGTCGGGGAAAGGGAAGGAAGTTGACCGTGACGAATCACGATGATGCTGGGAGCGGTGAGGAAGAGAAGATCCCTGCACAAAAGCGAAGGGGAAGGCCACAAAAGCCATTGAAGGACGAGATCGACGAGGAGGAAGCCGAAAAGATAGAAGACGACGACAGCGAGAACGTGAAAGGCTGCGACATTGTGAGCAAGGAGATGAAAAGCCCACCTGCAGCCGAGAATGggaaaagaaggagaagaagctCACAAGTGAAAGAAAAGCTCGATCCAGTCAAAGACGAAAACGGGGACGGAACACGGTCGAGCACCGATGAATCAACAAGATCAAACGGATTTCGTCACAACGGAAGCAGGCGAAAAAGCAAGCCCCATCGAGCTGCTGAAGCGGGCGTGAACTGCAGGTAA